The following coding sequences lie in one Silene latifolia isolate original U9 population chromosome 5, ASM4854445v1, whole genome shotgun sequence genomic window:
- the LOC141657248 gene encoding uncharacterized protein LOC141657248 has product MDGMKNMLEYVISESHMLELTLLEMEMYPSRVPRLQSRHTDWDYDLDNDDVKPCCYQGLHVTPLVEIFNVSLHGSCLTKDCLVYGDIEVIDKHGRTFPIYHRFESDPQSIVSGDNLLLTVEKDLENAVIIPSDYVHLHVNLVASSKQRLLDSITLDISRSKDGWDEEYCSKLSGRKDFYVKVNYATFPYAVTATVSILFFSNDAAYLFQNEREEEEEEDDVTNYKKHNCSHFANLYGSVTSSVSSDKSQTTSLFSKPIENRVKVQCGSFIDLSRSVVVVPAYSSLQIEASLYDGDTAGLIAGGKVQFRPEDYKNDIVGINGRIRVQVVWSSVYPEQLYRTNSESNEESEEDPVESDKVESRQSTSSYCISDEDYITNRLIPSPCFEVFSVVVCSRGLKPFKFYGSVYVTNGLSSECILSIDKSCPVECHKSGMPIIVHGPREDHFSMFDLPLVINVDFRDAISEAVISRGTVDPLDLKSNLVAERRTCSLVRGDQGFAAVHYSIFPEAVCAAVKIKLSAKCLPGIIKGEIYALYGSFEPGRCSCEDKLFTNFLFYDKDDGVLVDGADSTLTLLKPLISIPIDSFLIIKAHLTVSLVRDNLSQGHKPIEGKTNFLKNEDSPRQIGEGDCYLDVTVLYF; this is encoded by the exons ATGGATGGGATGAAGAATATGCTGGAGTACGTTATCTCCGAGTCCCATATGCTGGAACTGACACT ATTGGAGATGGAGATGTACCCATCGCGAGTACCTAGATTACAATCCAG GCATACAGATTGGGATTATGATTTGGATAATGATGATGTTAAACCATGTTGTTACCAAGGTCTTCATGTTACCCCACTTGTTGAAATCTTCAATGTCAGCTTACATGGCAGCTGCTTAACTAAGGACTGTCTAGTTTACGGAGATATTGAGGTCATTGATAAGCATGGTCGGACCTTTCCTATCTACCACCGATTTGAATCCGACCCACAGTCTATAGTTTCCGGTGACAACTTGTTGCTAACCGTTGAAAAGGACCTGGAAAATGCTGTTATTATACCATCCGACTATGTCCATCTTCATGTCAACCTTGTTGCCTCTTCCAAACAACGCCTACTCGACAGCATTACTTTGGATATATCCCGTAGTAAAGATGGATGGGATGAAGAATATTGCTCTAAGCTTAGTGGCAGAAAGGACTTTTATGTAAAAGTGAATTATGCAACTTTCCCCTATGCAGTTACTGCCACTGTAAGCATCTTATTCTTCAGCAACGACGCTGCCTACCTTTTTCAAAATGaacgggaggaggaggaggaggaggatgatgtaACCAACTACAAGAAACATAACTGCTCCCATTTTGCTAACTTATATGGGTCTGTAACATCGTCTGTTTCTAGCGATAAATCTCAAACGACTTCCCTTTTTAGTAAGCCGATTGAAAATCGTGTAAAGGTCCAGTGCGGGAGTTTTATCGATCTATCAAGATCGGTGGTCGTTGTCCCCGCTTATTCATCACTACAAATTGAAGCCTCATTATATGATGGTGATACCGCTGGACTAATTGCTGGGGGCAAGGTTCAATTCAGACCCGAAGACTATAAGAATGATATTGTGGGGATAAATGGGCGCATACGTGTGCAAGTTGTTTGGAGTAGTGTATATCCTGAACAACTTTACAGAACTAACTCTGAAAGTAATGAAGAAAGTGAAGAGGATCCAGTTGAAAGTGATAAG GTAGAGTCCAGGCAATCTACCTCGTCTTACTG CATTTCGGATGAAGACTATATTACTAACCG GCTCATTCCTTCTCCCTGTTTCGAGGTGTTTTCTGTAGTGGTTTGTAGCAGAGGTTTGAAGCCATTCAAGTTCTATGGCTCTGTTTATGTCACTAATGGCTTGAGCTCGGAATGCATTCTCAGTATAGATAAATCCTGCCCTGTAGAATGTCATAAATCAGGCATGCCTATAATAGTTCATGGCCCTAGGGAGGATCATTTCTCTATGTTTGATTTACCCTTGGTTATAAACGTAGATTTCAGGGATGCTATCAGCGAGGCAGTTATCAGCCGCGGCACTGTTGACCCTTTGGATCTCAAAAGTAATTTAGTTGCCGAAAGGCGCACTTGCAGCCTTGTTAGAGGGGACCAAGGTTTTGCCGCAGTCCATTACTCAATCTTCCCAGAAGCAGTATGCGCTGCAGTGAAAATTAAACTAAGTGCCAAATGTCTCCCGGGCATAATTAAAGGAGAAATTTATGCTCTATATGGCAGTTTTGAGCCTGGAAGGTGTTCCTGCGAGGACAAGTTGTTCACAAATTTCCTCTTCTATGATAAAGATGACGGTGTGCTAGTAGATGGTGCTGATTCCACCTTGACACTGCTGAAACCTCTGATATCCATACCAATAGACTCATTTCTAATCATCAAAGCTCACCTGACGGTTTCACTTGTTCGTGATAATTTGTCCCAAGGCCATAAACCTATAGAGGGCAAAACAAATTTCTTGAAGAATGAAGATTCTCCTCGGCAAATAGGCGAAGGTGATTGCTACCTGGATGTCACCGTTTTATACTTTTGA